From Bufo gargarizans isolate SCDJY-AF-19 chromosome 10, ASM1485885v1, whole genome shotgun sequence, the proteins below share one genomic window:
- the LOC122920622 gene encoding uncharacterized protein LOC122920622 — protein sequence MPNTAHSGQGPADEAVPPVELTPSGEDGHVLTPCDGAFDLQASLSSAIAAAMGSMTSVISQSIAQALTAHPATSQTPQPVMVSSPTGPGPSASRKRNNGDDVSTNVGALGPRKRARTRRAERTRNWKSARALQDMDTDSEIGSEEEALDDAFEEAEEDPSGVMEDNPLPGCSSMVSAAGVSLTDPSGEPLFDPDSLHHPRSAEWLPLEHVSKYLEARVRCPLSKEARNKLRAECPRPIIPNRVCETPVVDPKMTQFLAKSGWNPRKGLESALRACQDKLLDIFGPLAKIFDLAEVAKVEGKLVDPLELREWVQRAICVAGNVNTSLAIERRKAILFKVEPKLSNLALTEAGKEAQGLLFGESFIKDLGRFVGAFTALDKAQSSMKRVFHGRVSTRAGSFRSRLSGRAHFQSRATGRGSFSQRPAFQEQRRESSSFFPSRGGSWRPRGYRGNPGSRRPYG from the coding sequence ATGCCTAACACTGCACATAGCGGCCAGGGCCCTGCAGATGAGGCTGTTCCTCCAGTTGAATTAACCCCTTCGGGGGAGGATGGTCATGTTTTGACCCCTTGTGATGGAGCTTTTGATTTGCAGGCGTCACTGTCTAGCGCCATTGCTGCTGCCATGGGATCTATGACTTCGGTCATTTCCCAATCGATTGCCCAGGCCCTTACTGCCCATCCCGCTACCTCCCAAACCCCGCAGCCCGTCATGGTGTCCTCACCCACCGGGCCAGGgccatctgcctccagaaaaCGGAATAACGGTGATGATgtttccaccaatgttggcgcgcttggtccgcgcaagagagcccgtacgcgtcgggcagaacgcacgcgcaactggaaaagtgctagagcactgcAGGACATGGATACCGATTCTGAGATCGGATCTGAGGAGGAGGCTTtagatgacgcctttgaggaggcagaggaggacccatCAGGGGTCATGGAAGATAACCCCTTGCCAGGGTGTAGCTCCATGGTTTCGGCAGCAGGTGTGTCCTTGACAGACCCATCAGGGGAACCGCTCTTTGACCCGGATTCCCTACACCACCCTCGGTCTGCGGAGTGGTTGCCGTTGGAGCAcgtctccaaatatttggaggcccGTGTGCGTTGCCCCCTCTCCAAAGAGGCGCGCAACAAGCTTAGGGCAGAATGCCCCAGACCCATAATCCCGAACAGGGTTTGCGAGACTCCAGTGGtagaccccaaaatgacccaattcctcGCCAAATCTGGGTGGAATCCGAGAAAGGGTCTGGAGTCAGCCCTGCGTGcgtgtcaggacaagctcctggacattTTTGGCCCACTGGCAAAGATTTTCGACTTGGCCGAGGTTGCCAAGGTCGAGGGTAAGCTGGTAGACCCTCTAGAGCTGCGCGAGTGGGTGCAGCGCGCGATTTGCGTAGCAGGAAACGTTAACACGTCCCTGGCTATTGAACGGCGCAAGGCCATACTTTTCAAGGTTGAGCCTAAACTCTCCAACTTGGCGCTTACCGAAGCCGGTAAGGAGGCTCAGGGCCTGCTGTTTGGCGAGTCCTTTATTAAAGACTTAGGACGGTTCGTCGGTGCGTTTACAGCACTCGATAAGGCCCAAAGTTCTATGAAGCgggtgtttcacggtagggtctctaccagggccggcagtttcaggagccgtctgtccggccgtgcccactTTCAGTCCCGTgctacgggcagaggctccttctcccagagacCTGCGTTCCAGGAGCAGAGGCGAGAGTCCTCATCCTTTTTCCCCTCCCGGGGAGGATCCTGGAGGCCTAGAGGATACAGAGGAAACCCTGGTTCCAGACGACCTTACG